One Thiocapsa bogorovii DNA segment encodes these proteins:
- a CDS encoding Hsp20/alpha crystallin family protein encodes MWGYLRGFDTDLFNQLERMRDEMDAAFGARSGMSGIRSVAAGTFPAINIGASPSRVDVYVFAAGVDPKGLDISLQQNLLTLSGERKATLPDDVQLYRNERFDGAFRRVITLPEDVDPEKVQANYRDGVLQVTIERREEVKPRRIEVK; translated from the coding sequence ATGTGGGGGTATCTCAGAGGCTTCGATACGGACCTGTTCAATCAACTCGAGCGGATGCGCGATGAGATGGACGCCGCCTTCGGCGCCCGGTCGGGGATGTCGGGGATCCGCTCTGTTGCGGCGGGAACCTTCCCCGCGATCAACATCGGGGCATCACCGAGTCGGGTTGATGTCTATGTGTTTGCGGCAGGCGTCGATCCGAAGGGTCTCGACATCTCGCTCCAGCAGAACCTGTTGACACTCTCCGGCGAGCGCAAGGCGACGCTGCCGGACGATGTCCAGCTCTACCGGAATGAGCGGTTCGACGGCGCCTTTCGGCGCGTGATTACGTTGCCCGAAGACGTCGATCCGGAAAAGGTTCAGGCCAATTATCGCGACGGCGTGCTGCAAGTGACCATCGAGCGACGCGAAGAGGTCAAGCCGCGCCGCATCGAGGTCAAATAG
- a CDS encoding sensor histidine kinase, translated as MIRSAAPTSRLLILPFAVLSIVYLLLAVGTMLWLDAPATATDGTIGSTKAALLLAFSVGACVILIAFAIARVAVRESRRAEGHVQEIYRRASLTEIAAELVHDLRNPLMALRANAKALLVSPDQVAEIAAELDRDIVALNQKLSGFLDLTRHRDEHYGPADLDALIRDAARLAEPVVRRHGLEIELAIGEGLPRPALQSGAIRDALLNLLVNAAQSGQGSGVIRVEAAAIREGLRIRVEDRGCGIEPDDLAQVFVPFFTTKVDGTGLGLSIVRRIVEAHHGRIRIENRAEGGVRVTLILPLEQPEIPGWWKPRTIDSRI; from the coding sequence ATGATCCGCTCCGCCGCCCCGACATCGCGCCTCTTGATCCTGCCCTTCGCGGTTCTCTCGATCGTCTATCTCCTTCTGGCGGTCGGGACGATGCTTTGGCTCGATGCCCCGGCGACCGCGACAGATGGGACCATTGGGTCGACCAAGGCGGCGCTGCTGCTCGCGTTCTCGGTCGGCGCATGCGTCATTCTGATCGCGTTCGCGATCGCACGCGTTGCGGTTCGGGAGAGCCGTCGCGCGGAGGGACATGTTCAAGAGATCTATCGGCGTGCCTCTCTGACCGAGATCGCCGCCGAGCTTGTCCACGACCTGCGCAACCCGCTCATGGCGCTGCGTGCCAACGCCAAGGCCCTGCTCGTGTCGCCGGATCAGGTTGCGGAGATCGCGGCCGAGCTCGATCGGGACATCGTCGCCCTGAACCAAAAGCTCTCCGGCTTTCTGGATCTGACCCGGCACCGAGACGAGCATTACGGGCCTGCGGATCTCGATGCCTTGATCCGGGATGCGGCTCGGCTGGCCGAGCCGGTTGTCAGGCGCCATGGTCTGGAGATCGAGCTGGCGATCGGCGAGGGCCTTCCGCGTCCCGCGCTGCAGAGCGGTGCGATTCGCGATGCCCTGTTGAATCTGCTCGTCAATGCGGCCCAGAGCGGCCAGGGATCCGGGGTCATCCGGGTCGAGGCCGCGGCGATCCGCGAGGGTCTGAGGATTCGGGTCGAGGACCGCGGGTGCGGCATCGAGCCGGATGACCTGGCACAGGTCTTCGTGCCCTTCTTTACGACTAAGGTCGATGGGACCGGACTCGGGCTTTCCATCGTGCGGCGCATCGTCGAGGCGCACCACGGCCGAATCCGGATCGAGAATCGGGCCGAAGGCGGGGTGCGGGTGACCTTGATTCTTCCGTTGGAGCAACCGGAGATCCCCGGATGGTGGAAGCCTCGAACGATCGACTCCCGGATCTGA
- a CDS encoding FAD-binding domain-containing protein produces the protein MQLVWFKRDLRVYDHAALAEAARRGPVLPLYVAEPGYWSQPDASGRHWAFIAECLGELQKDLAALGQPLVIRVGEAVPVLSELLNRLPIQALWSHEETGNGWTYARDIAVGDLLRSRGIPWHELPQNGVVRRLETRNRWSKIREQRLRTPLEAPPTLRPLGALSEIGGLGAIPNSQDLGIADDPCPGRQPGGRRAGAATLDAFLRERGEAYHLEMSSPLTAYDACSRLSPHLAWGTLSIRELVQATRHRREQVAALARTSGQRGTWPKALSAFEGRLHWHCHFMQKLESEPRIELENMHRACDGLRDPTPDAHRLDAWRQGRTGFPFVDACMRALIHTGWINFRMRAMLVSFGAYHLWLHWREPGLHLARVFTDYEPGIHWSQVQMQSGTTGINTLRIYNPVKQSQDQDPDGLFIRRWVPELANVPDARIHAPWKMCSDEQEACGCLIGRDYPAPIVDHEAAAREARRRIGAIRRTLESRAESRAIFETHGSRRRSPGSSRTPTTTKETDGKRRRLPSPESTS, from the coding sequence ATGCAGCTCGTCTGGTTCAAGCGAGACCTCCGTGTCTACGACCACGCCGCACTCGCGGAGGCCGCGCGGCGCGGCCCAGTTCTGCCGCTCTACGTCGCCGAGCCCGGATATTGGTCTCAACCGGATGCCTCGGGTCGCCACTGGGCCTTCATCGCCGAGTGCCTGGGTGAGCTGCAAAAGGATCTTGCCGCGCTGGGCCAGCCCTTGGTGATCCGAGTCGGAGAGGCCGTCCCGGTCTTGAGCGAGCTGCTGAATCGTCTGCCCATTCAGGCCCTATGGTCGCATGAGGAGACCGGCAACGGCTGGACCTATGCGCGGGACATCGCCGTCGGCGATCTGCTGCGCAGCCGCGGCATCCCCTGGCATGAGCTGCCCCAGAACGGTGTGGTCCGACGCCTCGAAACGCGCAACCGATGGTCGAAGATCCGCGAGCAGCGCCTGCGGACCCCGTTGGAGGCGCCGCCGACACTTCGTCCCTTGGGGGCGCTGTCCGAGATCGGCGGGCTCGGCGCCATTCCGAACAGCCAAGATCTCGGGATCGCCGATGATCCCTGTCCGGGGCGCCAACCCGGCGGTCGGCGTGCCGGTGCCGCCACCCTCGACGCCTTCCTGCGTGAGCGCGGCGAAGCCTATCACCTCGAGATGTCGAGCCCTTTGACTGCCTACGACGCCTGTTCGCGCCTGAGCCCCCATCTCGCGTGGGGAACGCTCTCGATCCGCGAGCTGGTCCAAGCGACCCGCCATCGCCGCGAGCAGGTCGCGGCGCTTGCCCGAACCAGCGGGCAACGTGGCACCTGGCCCAAAGCGCTCTCGGCCTTCGAGGGCCGGCTCCACTGGCACTGCCACTTCATGCAGAAGCTGGAGAGCGAGCCCCGCATCGAGCTCGAGAATATGCACCGCGCCTGTGACGGTCTGCGCGATCCGACACCGGATGCGCATCGGCTCGATGCGTGGCGCCAAGGCCGGACCGGCTTCCCCTTCGTCGACGCCTGCATGCGGGCCCTGATCCACACTGGCTGGATCAACTTCCGAATGCGTGCCATGTTGGTGTCCTTCGGCGCGTACCATCTCTGGCTGCACTGGCGCGAGCCCGGCCTGCACCTGGCGCGCGTCTTCACCGACTACGAGCCCGGTATCCACTGGTCCCAGGTCCAGATGCAATCCGGCACCACAGGGATCAACACCCTCCGGATCTACAACCCGGTCAAGCAGTCGCAAGACCAGGACCCCGATGGCCTCTTTATCCGCCGCTGGGTGCCCGAGCTGGCCAACGTCCCGGACGCCCGAATCCACGCACCTTGGAAGATGTGCAGCGACGAGCAAGAGGCCTGCGGATGCCTGATCGGCCGGGACTACCCGGCCCCGATTGTCGACCACGAGGCGGCCGCCCGTGAGGCCCGGCGCCGCATCGGCGCGATCCGTCGTACCCTCGAATCCCGAGCCGAAAGCCGGGCCATCTTCGAGACCCACGGCAGCCGTCGACGCAGCCCCGGCTCGAGCCGGACGCCGACGACCACCAAGGAGACAGACGGCAAGAGAAGACGACTCCCGAGCCCGGAGTCGACCTCATGA
- a CDS encoding MFS transporter codes for MDPISVNRTTPNRRPEWLESLYERLAEDDEGRTCKEISAEACHETPGNFLYTLIANTLSNIADRLASAKTTLPWLLLQLGAPAWMLSLLVPIRESGSMLPQILIGEIVRRQAIRKWVWVWGGVVQGLCLAAIGWAAFALEGAMAGATVIGLLILFSLARGACSVAYKDVQGKTIPKTRRGRLSGWISAIAGLGAMGVGLGLGAVQDASESTGLYVALLAGAALLWFLAAWSFSRIVEFPGATEGGSNALAEAFARLAIMRDDEPFRRFVIARALAMGSGLAAPFYVALARDDLGGAISLLGIFIAVEGLAGLVSSPVWGRWSDHSSRQVFAAACGLAAALSIAVALWSWLGMPSTAAIWFYPIAFFGLGIAHAGVRLGRKTYLVDMADGNKRTDYVAVSNSVIGALLLVSGLLGALAATVSVEATILLLGLAGLAGVTLSLKWKEVSG; via the coding sequence ATGGACCCGATATCAGTAAACCGGACGACACCCAACCGCCGGCCCGAATGGCTGGAAAGTCTCTACGAGCGCCTCGCCGAGGACGACGAGGGACGAACGTGCAAAGAGATCAGCGCCGAGGCCTGTCACGAGACACCGGGCAATTTCCTCTACACCCTGATCGCGAACACGCTGAGCAACATCGCCGACCGTCTGGCCAGCGCGAAGACCACCCTGCCCTGGTTGCTCCTGCAGCTCGGCGCACCGGCCTGGATGCTCAGCCTGCTGGTGCCGATCCGCGAATCCGGCTCCATGCTGCCGCAGATCCTGATCGGCGAGATCGTCCGGCGACAGGCCATCCGTAAGTGGGTATGGGTCTGGGGCGGTGTGGTCCAAGGGCTCTGCCTGGCCGCGATCGGCTGGGCCGCCTTCGCGCTCGAAGGGGCGATGGCGGGCGCCACTGTCATTGGACTGCTGATCCTCTTCAGCCTGGCCCGCGGCGCCTGCTCGGTCGCCTACAAGGACGTGCAGGGCAAGACCATCCCCAAGACCCGCCGCGGCCGCCTGTCCGGCTGGATCAGCGCCATCGCCGGACTCGGCGCCATGGGTGTCGGCTTGGGTCTCGGCGCCGTGCAGGACGCGAGCGAGTCGACCGGTCTCTATGTCGCTCTCCTGGCGGGTGCGGCCCTCCTGTGGTTCCTGGCCGCCTGGTCATTCAGCCGCATCGTCGAGTTCCCCGGCGCCACCGAGGGCGGCTCCAACGCGCTGGCCGAGGCCTTCGCCCGGCTCGCGATCATGCGCGACGACGAGCCCTTCCGGAGATTCGTGATCGCTCGAGCGCTGGCGATGGGCTCCGGGCTCGCGGCGCCCTTCTACGTGGCGTTGGCCCGTGATGACCTCGGGGGTGCCATCTCGCTGCTCGGCATCTTCATCGCCGTGGAAGGCCTCGCCGGCCTGGTGAGCTCCCCGGTCTGGGGACGCTGGTCGGATCACTCCAGCCGACAGGTCTTCGCCGCCGCCTGCGGGTTGGCTGCAGCCCTCTCGATCGCGGTCGCCCTCTGGTCCTGGCTCGGAATGCCGAGCACGGCGGCGATCTGGTTCTACCCGATCGCCTTCTTCGGACTCGGCATCGCGCACGCCGGCGTGCGGCTCGGGCGCAAAACCTATCTGGTCGACATGGCCGACGGCAACAAGCGCACCGACTATGTTGCCGTCAGTAACAGCGTCATCGGCGCACTATTGCTCGTGTCCGGGCTGCTCGGCGCATTGGCGGCAACCGTCTCGGTAGAGGCCACGATCCTTCTGCTCGGTCTGGCCGGGCTGGCCGGAGTAACGCTCAGCCTGAAGTGGAAGGAGGTTTCGGGGTGA
- a CDS encoding DUF2256 domain-containing protein: MSHKKPHLPTKICATCDRSFTWRKRWAACWESVRYCSEACRRRVSQAERTRTKDRPSRQGNARRSPSEEEWNDALAKKGITPDGLREQLKRGTMIKAFVENEVVSKIEITDAQAKAFYDEHPEAFSKPESMRASRILIGVDSGAGAEASA, translated from the coding sequence ATGAGCCACAAGAAGCCCCACCTCCCGACCAAGATCTGCGCGACCTGCGATCGATCATTCACATGGCGCAAACGCTGGGCCGCCTGCTGGGAATCGGTCCGCTATTGCTCTGAGGCGTGCCGCCGTCGCGTGTCGCAGGCGGAGAGAACGAGGACAAAAGACCGTCCGTCGCGGCAGGGCAACGCTCGGCGTTCGCCGAGCGAAGAGGAGTGGAACGATGCGCTCGCAAAGAAGGGGATCACCCCTGACGGGCTGCGCGAGCAACTCAAACGCGGGACTATGATCAAGGCGTTCGTCGAGAACGAGGTAGTTTCGAAGATCGAGATCACCGATGCACAGGCGAAGGCCTTCTACGACGAGCATCCCGAGGCATTCAGCAAACCGGAATCAATGCGGGCCAGCCGCATCCTCATCGGAGTCGATTCAGGTGCCGGCGCCGAGGCCAGTGCCTGA
- a CDS encoding FAD-binding domain-containing protein encodes MRRAGCPGHAPLADAPTRSVGLARLASFVPHAANYARERNRAVPPHDRVSRLSPYLRHRLILEREAVAAVLDAHPRESVDTFVSEVLWRTYWKGWLELRPHVWDRYLDQLRRDRDGLAGASSIRYAEAIAGRSGMACFDAWARELIETGYLHNHARMWFASIWIFTLRLPWTLGAAFFLRHLLDGDPASNTLSWRWVAGLHTRGKHYLARAENIARYTDGRFDPKGELDEQAPPLTEPPLDLKPRLLPASVELETDLPSGLLLTPEDLAPEVSQLSMRRFQGVAGGWDETLGKDLDFAPPVVDFSRGAIGDALSRAEAHFAVLSHALDETDWLAATEAWARDLAVRRVVTLETPVGRWRERLEQLDARLANHGIALVRSRRTWDSSLWPGATRGFFPFREHARRQAHLGGLRRTEQPQPG; translated from the coding sequence ATGCGACGAGCTGGTTGTCCCGGCCATGCCCCGCTGGCCGACGCCCCGACTCGGTCGGTCGGCCTTGCGCGTTTGGCGTCGTTTGTCCCGCATGCCGCGAACTACGCCCGCGAGCGCAATCGGGCCGTCCCGCCTCACGATCGGGTCTCGCGGCTCTCGCCTTACCTGCGGCACCGTCTGATCCTGGAGCGCGAGGCGGTCGCCGCGGTTCTGGATGCCCATCCCCGGGAGTCGGTCGACACCTTCGTTTCCGAGGTGCTGTGGCGGACTTATTGGAAAGGCTGGCTCGAGCTTCGCCCGCACGTCTGGGATCGTTATCTCGACCAGCTCCGGCGCGACCGCGACGGACTCGCGGGGGCGTCGTCGATCCGCTATGCCGAGGCGATCGCCGGCCGGAGTGGGATGGCCTGCTTCGATGCCTGGGCGCGGGAGCTCATCGAGACGGGTTACCTGCACAACCACGCCCGAATGTGGTTCGCGAGTATCTGGATCTTCACCCTACGTCTGCCCTGGACGCTCGGTGCCGCCTTCTTCCTGCGTCACCTCCTGGACGGTGATCCAGCCTCCAATACCCTCTCTTGGCGCTGGGTCGCGGGGTTGCACACGCGGGGCAAGCACTACCTGGCCCGTGCGGAGAACATCGCCCGCTACACCGATGGGCGCTTCGACCCCAAAGGTGAGCTCGACGAGCAGGCCCCGCCCCTGACCGAACCGCCGCTGGACCTCAAACCCCGTTTGCTCCCGGCGTCGGTCGAGTTGGAGACGGACCTTCCGAGCGGGCTGCTTCTGACGCCGGAGGATCTCGCCCCGGAGGTCTCGCAACTGTCGATGCGGAGGTTTCAAGGCGTCGCCGGAGGCTGGGATGAGACGCTCGGGAAGGACCTCGACTTCGCTCCTCCGGTCGTCGATTTTTCGCGCGGCGCGATTGGCGATGCCCTCTCACGAGCCGAGGCGCATTTCGCGGTGCTGTCACACGCACTGGACGAGACCGATTGGCTGGCCGCGACCGAGGCATGGGCGCGCGACCTCGCAGTGCGCCGAGTCGTCACGCTCGAAACACCGGTCGGCCGATGGCGGGAGCGGCTCGAGCAGCTCGACGCGCGACTCGCCAACCACGGCATCGCGCTCGTCCGATCTCGCCGGACCTGGGACAGCAGTCTGTGGCCCGGTGCCACCCGCGGATTCTTCCCCTTCCGCGAGCACGCCCGTCGCCAAGCCCATCTCGGTGGTCTCAGGCGCACCGAGCAACCTCAACCCGGATGA
- a CDS encoding Hsp20/alpha crystallin family protein, with the protein MSTLQQIGQDITRAWDHVRDGWERLYDQAAGAVTRFTHKGARPIRERGGRSLDLWSGFRAPAWGTTLPSGGWGVLAAEVSDDEDKIVVRLEAPGMDKDDFELQVMDGYLVVRGEKRVEREESKGRYHVTECAYGHFERAIPLPDEVESGKAKASYKHGVLRVELPKDKSRRREPIKVTVH; encoded by the coding sequence ATGTCGACACTTCAACAGATTGGACAGGACATCACACGGGCGTGGGACCATGTCCGCGACGGCTGGGAGCGACTCTACGATCAAGCCGCCGGGGCGGTGACCCGCTTCACGCACAAGGGTGCGAGACCGATCCGCGAGCGCGGGGGGCGGAGCCTCGACCTGTGGAGCGGCTTCCGGGCTCCGGCGTGGGGCACGACCCTTCCGAGCGGCGGTTGGGGCGTCCTGGCTGCAGAGGTCTCGGATGACGAGGACAAGATCGTCGTGCGTCTCGAGGCCCCCGGCATGGACAAGGACGACTTCGAACTTCAGGTGATGGACGGCTACCTGGTTGTCCGCGGCGAGAAGCGGGTCGAGCGCGAAGAGTCCAAAGGCCGTTACCACGTCACCGAATGCGCCTACGGCCACTTCGAGCGCGCCATCCCCTTACCCGACGAGGTCGAGAGCGGCAAGGCCAAGGCGAGCTACAAGCACGGCGTCCTGCGTGTCGAGCTTCCGAAGGACAAATCAAGGCGGCGAGAGCCGATCAAGGTGACCGTGCACTAA
- a CDS encoding sigma-54-dependent transcriptional regulator — MVEASNDRLPDLSGLSLLVVDDDPAIVRGLQRVLAGLGARVTGVGSLREARRVLAETTPDALLVDLRLKDGIGLDLLPEYLAHGPDAAFYVITGHGSVTNAVEALKQGARHYFEKPADPLELAVRLEADLAGKRARDDLAERLSPYLWFRDPVMVLALMELPRFALSAEPVLIEGRTGTGKELVARALHGLGPRAQGPFVAVNCGAIPETMLEAELFGHEKGAFTGAARLHRGRFEQAHEGTLFLDEIGEMSSASQVSLLRVLETGAVQRLGGERDTAVDVRVVAATHRPLEERVESGLFRQDLLYRLNVLPLRLPTLRERPKDIGLLAERFLANGLRDMGWSGAAPKLDREALALLERYPWPGNVRELRNLMARLAVRLPPGVREIGPKLLQPVLPRSAVESLPPGDGVFVPKGTRLADAEWLLIEAALMDSGHNRARAAKALGIGERTLRRKLNGG; from the coding sequence ATGGTGGAAGCCTCGAACGATCGACTCCCGGATCTGAGTGGTCTCTCGCTGCTTGTCGTGGACGATGACCCCGCCATCGTGCGCGGTCTGCAGCGTGTGCTCGCCGGACTCGGTGCCCGCGTGACGGGGGTCGGGAGTCTGCGCGAGGCGCGGCGAGTCCTGGCCGAAACCACACCCGATGCTCTGCTGGTGGATCTGCGTCTGAAGGACGGGATCGGGCTCGACCTCTTGCCGGAGTATCTTGCGCACGGTCCGGACGCGGCCTTCTACGTCATTACGGGTCACGGCAGCGTGACCAATGCGGTCGAAGCGCTTAAGCAGGGTGCTCGACACTACTTCGAGAAGCCCGCCGATCCGCTGGAGTTGGCGGTGCGCCTCGAGGCCGACTTAGCCGGCAAGCGGGCGCGGGACGACCTGGCCGAGCGGCTTTCCCCGTATCTGTGGTTTCGCGATCCGGTGATGGTCCTCGCCTTGATGGAGCTTCCGCGCTTTGCCTTGAGCGCCGAGCCCGTGCTCATCGAGGGTCGCACAGGCACGGGCAAGGAGCTCGTGGCGCGTGCGCTCCATGGGTTAGGCCCGCGTGCGCAAGGCCCATTTGTCGCGGTCAACTGCGGGGCCATTCCGGAGACCATGCTCGAGGCCGAGCTGTTCGGACACGAGAAGGGCGCCTTCACGGGCGCGGCGCGTCTGCACCGCGGTCGGTTCGAGCAGGCCCATGAGGGGACGCTCTTCCTCGACGAGATCGGCGAGATGTCCTCTGCGTCCCAGGTCAGTCTGCTGCGGGTGCTGGAGACGGGGGCCGTCCAGCGTCTCGGCGGGGAGCGCGACACCGCTGTCGATGTCCGCGTGGTCGCGGCGACCCATCGTCCGCTCGAGGAACGGGTCGAGTCCGGACTGTTCCGTCAGGATCTGCTGTATCGACTCAATGTCCTGCCGCTGCGCCTTCCGACACTGCGCGAGCGTCCGAAGGACATCGGTCTGCTGGCCGAGCGATTTCTCGCCAACGGACTGCGCGATATGGGTTGGAGTGGGGCTGCACCCAAGCTGGATCGGGAGGCTCTGGCGTTGCTCGAGCGTTACCCCTGGCCGGGCAACGTCCGTGAGCTCCGCAACCTGATGGCCCGCCTCGCCGTGCGGCTCCCGCCGGGCGTGCGCGAGATCGGCCCGAAGCTGCTCCAACCCGTGCTTCCACGCTCCGCCGTCGAATCCCTTCCGCCCGGCGACGGGGTGTTCGTTCCCAAGGGGACCCGACTCGCGGATGCCGAGTGGCTCTTGATCGAAGCGGCCCTCATGGACAGCGGGCACAACCGAGCGCGTGCCGCCAAGGCCCTCGGCATCGGCGAGCGGACCCTGCGCCGCAAACTCAACGGAGGGTGA
- a CDS encoding Hsp20/alpha crystallin family protein, with protein MSENTGMQAREQSEMQAARAEEAALLPPVDIYEDAAGITLVADLPGVSRERLSVQVDKDTLLIEGEAAIEMPSEMEALYADLRTTRFRRSFTLSRELQADQIDAQMQGGVLTLKVPKRAELQPRKIQVNVG; from the coding sequence ATGAGCGAGAACACAGGTATGCAGGCACGAGAGCAGAGCGAGATGCAGGCCGCGCGTGCCGAAGAGGCGGCGTTGCTGCCGCCGGTGGACATCTACGAAGACGCCGCCGGGATCACCTTGGTGGCCGATCTGCCGGGCGTTTCGCGCGAGCGGCTCTCCGTCCAGGTGGATAAGGACACCCTTTTGATCGAGGGCGAGGCGGCGATCGAGATGCCAAGCGAGATGGAGGCCCTCTATGCCGACCTGCGCACCACCCGGTTCCGCCGCAGCTTCACGCTGAGCCGAGAGCTCCAGGCAGACCAAATCGATGCGCAGATGCAGGGCGGCGTTCTGACCCTGAAGGTGCCGAAACGCGCCGAGCTTCAACCCCGTAAGATCCAAGTCAACGTGGGTTGA